The sequence ccaggtaatggctgttgatgaatcagaagatagatctataggctcccgaaaacccccttagcttacagggatggtaaggttgcaacgaccaaaaagaacgaacgagtttgagtggtacctggaaccccagtctagcaatcaccagtcagggccgTTGCCACACAGGCCACCACACCTCTTATACTGATATCGCATTTCTTTAGACTGATTGGAGACAACTGAGTCTTTAACATAGCTTTTATCGAATTTGAGATTATATTAACTTGGTATTTAAAGGTAATTTTCACTCATTAAAAAATAGCAAAGATATGTATCATAAAAAGAGGAGATAATTGTTATTTTTTCAAGATatgttttgcaaaatgtcgagTGAATGAGCAAAAGTATCTTTATATTATTTGATGATAGTTTGTAGTCCAACATTAGAGTGAGAATACCATAGTCTCCCTAAGAATATTGCAAAGCCGTTTTCTGTAAACGGGAATACTTTCATGGCTACCATCTTCTCTATACAGAATTATGATTCATTTGGAAATACTATGCTCGAATGGCTttcataataatctatatattctaTTTGTATTATTTCCTTTTGTTAAAAACTGTAAGCCAGCCCATTGACatgttatttctttcctttttacaAACATTATAATCCTTTGTATGTTGcgtttaatttacatttttttttgtagaaaatattCATCTTGTTCccgctttgttattatctttcatacCTCAATTTGTTAattcaatgtatattttttttaggaatataGTATAAGAAATAAATGATAATTTGGGCAAGGAAAcgtatttttgtgtttttcattagGCTTACTCTTCTGGAAAATCATCTATGATCAAAAGGTTTGTGtgtagtatatgtaaatatatgttctaGTATTTCTCTTGCCTTTCATCAATGAACCTCTTATTCGAACCTCATCCTTATGCAATGTAAAAGTGTTGAGACTTGCAAAAAAGAAGAGTCATGGTTGATTCGGGAGTCACATTTCTTTTCTAGATTTAGATTAATTGGATGACAATGGCCTCTGGAATTTCTCATGAgctttcatcttcatttttattattgtaggTGTCATAATGATTGCTCAAATGCATTAATAGAGGTTGCAATAACTACGTGAGGAAATATTGCATTCAGATAAATTTTACATGTACACTTATTGCATTCAGACAAATTCTATGTTTACCTCAAAGTTTAAATAACATAGTGTCTCACTATATCTTCGATTCTAATTCCATTGCATGTCAAGTGTATTTACTCTGGGAAATATAAATTTTCGAAAGCTAAGTGTAATTGCTGTCGAAgactatatttttattgaaaaaatatccTAAATAAATTTTTACGAATAATACATGATATTGATGTTGAAAATAATCGGCAATCATTTTGATTTCAGGTGATATTAATTTTAGGGGTAACAAGTACTTCTGGCAACAAATGAGAAGTGCATGAAATAATCTGCGGCCATTTCCATTTCAGATATTGTTGCTTTTAGGGGCAATAGGTACGTCTAGCAACATCCGAGGAGTGCAGCAACTACCCCTTCAGTCCTATATGTCTTTGAGTCAAGCGGGCCCTTCCTCCATCAGCCGACACACTAAGGGAACCACAGGTCCACCACCATCTACCGTTCCTTGCGGGGGCAAGCAAGTACTCCGAGCAGATGGGCTGTGCGTCACTCCAAGAATCACTCGAAACATTTATTACTTCAACGCCCCTTCCAGGAGGAAGGAAGCGCCACGGCTTCCAAATGTCCGACGGCCTAAGGTCATCGAGAACATCTTGTTAGTTCGGCTTCCCGCCAAGCGTCGAGAGACCGTGGTGGTGCCTCCGCCCGAGCAGAGGCATTACGtgttcttcttgaagaaagcttcgGGAGCAGGCAGAGACAACGATTATGGCCTGCGTCCTTTTTCGCCTGCCACGAAACCTGAAGTGTATTTCATCAGGTACAGTCAGGATCAAAAGGTTGGCGGTGTAGTTAGGGGTGGCGGTATTACTGGAAATGAAGTCCGGAATGGAATTAGTGACGTCAACAGTCGTTCATTAGGTGGATTTAATGGAGGAAATTATGCAAATTCTCGAGATTTATATTCGGCGAATGAAGATACTAATGGATCATTTTTTGTCACTGGTGGGGACATACAAGACATAAACAACATAAGTTACAAGTAACAATAATTATTTGATAAAGAATTTTTCTCTTATTAAGTTGTGATTAAATttctaaaccttttttttccttggcCAGTATTGTACTGGGACATATGTTTACTTATGTTTATgtctttgtttctgtttttgatatttatagataatatatatattagaaatcaaTGTTATTGAAAACAAATAGCATAGACGATTTCATAtagatatgcaaaaacatgtatatAATGTTTTTGAAAATAAGTCATTATTAAGTATGCATTACAGTGTGTTTTTACCtgtacatttatcatatataaataaaataatttataagaaaccaaaagaaatatcTGGTAATCCTTCTTATCATGTTGTATTGTCTATTCATTTATACACAAAGAATGTAAGGTTGCAAGAACCCCTTTATCTTTATTCTTAGCATAAGTTATGCAACATGACGTGGGAAACAATATTCATTCAAATTAAGGTGATATATCATTcaaatcttggatttttttttaaagatattgatAACTTTCCTTCATTTCTTCATCATTCTTTAtcgaaattttcttttttaatgccaAAATAAAATGcttctattttctttttgtatttttgtctACTATTGTTTGCTAGTGTAttcgacccatcaaaaatgacggctaaatatttagatagatatgcgcaaacacacacacccacgcacgcaCTACTGGCAAATTCCACttcctagggacggggagagctgaacgtgaccgaaaattgatacacacatacacacacatatacatatagatatagatagatagatagatatatatatatatatatatatatatacatacaaatatatatatatatatatatatatatatatatatatatatatatatacatacatatatatgtatacatttatatatatatatatatatatgtatataaatatatgtatatatgtatatatatataatatatatatgtatatatatatatatatatatatatatatatatatatatatatatatatatatatatatatatatccaggtattTCGTCTGTATTTTTTAGGAAATATAAAGAATTGTCAACTGCAAGTACATTGCCAACTTTACAGAAGACaccaaatgaatctctctctctctctctctctctctatatatatatatatatgtatatatacatatatatatatatatatatatatatatatatatatatatatatatatatatatatatatatatatgtatatatatatataaatgctggcGTGTTTGTTTGTATGAACTCTTGAGCTCTCACTTAGTATAAACTTTTAAAAATCAGTATATAATCTATTCCTCCACGCATTTATGGTTATTTGTGCTATTCAAAACCACCTTTTCCTCAATGATTTTGGAGATTACTACCTATACTGATGTTGAAGTCACCTCCACAATTATTGGCTTAAATCAAAAGCTCTGAGATGTTTCATattaattgcaatatatatatatatatatatatatatatatatatatatatatatatatatatatatatatatatttatatatatgtatatatatgtatgtatgtatatatatatattcatttatatatgtatatatatatgtatatgtatatgtatgtatatatatatatatatatatatatatatatatatatatatatatgtgtatttgtgtgtgtgtgtgtgcgtgtgtgtgcgtgtttatgtatgtatctatctataaggCTAATGTAACCACTGCAAGAAAATAAATTGTCATtattttgaaacaaaatatttattttgataatctaACAATTTATAAACATTGTTGGTGATCATAAAAAAAGAGTAACATATTTAAGGAGCAGTGTATAGACCACTGGGGACAGAAGAGCCACCCCCGGAGATTTGAGAACCTCCAGAAATGCTTCCTCCACTGACTGAACCTCCAAAACCTCCAGAGGTACTGACTCCGTTAACAGGGCCCACAAAACCTCCAGAAAAGCTGCCCCCACTGACTGAACCTCCTGAACCTCCTTGATGACCACCGACAAAACTGCCACCACTGACACCACTGCTGACACCAGTGCTGACACCACCGCTGAAACCTCCAGAGACACCGCCAGAAAAACCACTTCCAGTAGCACCTCCTGATCCACCACCGATGACTTGGCCAACTCCTTGATGGACGGCGCTGTCGAGGGCTGTCTGAAGATCAACACCTCCTGGAAGAGTTGGGTTTTGACCATCTCCATAGTTGACGAAGAAGACTTCAGGCTGGGTCTTGGGTGGTGCTGGAACGTTGATGACCTTCTGACCTCCTATTGTTGTTCCCTTGCTGAGGACATAAACAATATTCTTCTGCTGTGGTGGAGGAACTACAATGGGGTCTTGTCCAGCAACATTTTCTGGAAGACGCACAAAGACTATGTTGTGTTCAACTTTTGGTGCTGGAATATCGGGACGAGGGCCACTTTGTTGAGACTGAGCAGGGACATTGTAGACATAGACATTACGCTGTACTTGAGGGGTTACGCATCTTCCTCCATGGGAGACCTGTCCATCACCACAGGAGACGGATCCCTGTCCAGAGAAGGATCCACCACTGCCAAAGCCAGTGGATACAGAACCTCCACCGGTGGAAAAACCGGAGGATGTAAAACCTCCTCCACTGCCGAAACTAGAAGATACTGAACCCCCTCCAGAGGAGATGCCAGAAGATGTTGAACCTCCGGCACCGCCAAATCCTGACGATACGAAACCTCCTCCAGAGATACCTCCAGCTATACCAGAGGAGCCAAAGGACCCTCCTGTTCCACCACTAGACGATCCCTGAGGACTAGGATAACTATAGCCTTGTTGTGCGGATGCTTCTGCTGTCACCAACACACACACGACAATCTAAAAAGGAAGAAACAAACGAAATATAAAACTTCtatttctaatttcatttttttaattcggTAGGGTAGTTTTATTAAtttaatatgattaataaataattCTATTATATTGCACTATTGCATAGGCTATTATTGTCCTTGTGGTAAAATCTTAACATATTTCTTCATTTGATATAGGTTGAAAGATTTTCGTTCCATCTAAGtaactaaatataaaaaattaggaaAGATTCAGAAGAGTGCTAATTTTGATGTCATTTGGagataaaataatgaatataaagatcAAAAGATTGCAATGGTAATTCCATAAAGGTATTGAAAATTTTCTGAGACAAATAACTGCTAAATGAAATACCCAAATTATGAGGAGAATTTGTGTTGTTTCATTTCCACAGTGGTTTGAACCACAAAAAATCTTTCATACTCTAAaggaaattaatgtttttcttttgatatatttacGCTAGGCTGGCATATAAAGAATTAGACATGCGagtaaggaaagagaaaaatggaGATATTTTCGATAGTAATAGCAGGAACAAATGACTTATTTTATAAATAATACAAATTCTGTTTTTGAAAATGAACACAATACCAGAAGGAaactatataataaaataattcttgaaattaAGTTCTCAATAATAGTATCTTTTCTATAGGAATTTGACCTTTACTGAGTTGCAGTGAATGAAAATTGTTTTGAAACTTCGATTTTAACTCAAAGGgaataaagttatatttattttctgtATTCAAGGGTTATATTTTCACTATAAGTTGGAGATCactttgttttacatatatatatatatatatatatatatatatatatatatatatatatatatatatatatatatatataagtgtgtgtatatatatacatacacacacacacatatatatatatacaaataaatatatatatatatatatatatatatatatatatatatatatatatacttatatacacagacaaacactcacacacacttatatatatgtgtacatatatgtgtatataaatatgtatgtatgtatatgcatatatatatatatatatatatatatatatatatatatgtatgtatatatatatgtatatatacacacataaacactcacacacatacatacatatatatgtatatatatttaaatatatatatatatatatatatatatatatatatatatatatgtagatgtgtaaatatataaatatatatatatatatataatatatatatatatgtatatatatatatatatatatatatatatatatatatatatatatatatatataaaactttacataGTATTTGGAAACCCTTTATAATGCTAAAAAATCATCATCcatcatgaaattcaggtaaataTTCTATCTATATAGTTTTGACATGAAGTCTATTATCAAATTGTGAagaagaaaaattacttgtgaaatgCGTCGTCTTAGAGGGTTTTTGGAATTTTGGAACAGAACCTTTTTCATCTGGTGTAAGTAGCAACACATTCCAGTGAGGACAGAGAGTTATAAAGTGACAGACTTAGAAAAGACTTATACTCAC is a genomic window of Palaemon carinicauda isolate YSFRI2023 chromosome 39, ASM3689809v2, whole genome shotgun sequence containing:
- the LOC137631457 gene encoding uncharacterized protein; translation: MKPITTVVILLLLGAIGTSSNIRGVQQLPLQSYMSLSQAGPSSISRHTKGTTGPPPSTVPCGGKQVLRADGLCVTPRITRNIYYFNAPSRRKEAPRLPNVRRPKVIENILLVRLPAKRRETVVVPPPEQRHYVFFLKKASGAGRDNDYGLRPFSPATKPEVYFIRYSQDQKVGGVVRGGGITGNEVRNGISDVNSRSLGGFNGGNYANSRDLYSANEDTNGSFFVTGGDIQDINNISYK
- the LOC137631458 gene encoding loricrin-like — protein: MKQAALIVVCVLVTAEASAQQGYSYPSPQGSSSGGTGGSFGSSGIAGGISGGGFVSSGFGGAGGSTSSGISSGGGSVSSSFGSGGGFTSSGFSTGGGSVSTGFGSGGSFSGQGSVSCGDGQVSHGGRCVTPQVQRNVYVYNVPAQSQQSGPRPDIPAPKVEHNIVFVRLPENVAGQDPIVVPPPQQKNIVYVLSKGTTIGGQKVINVPAPPKTQPEVFFVNYGDGQNPTLPGGVDLQTALDSAVHQGVGQVIGGGSGGATGSGFSGGVSGGFSGGVSTGVSSGVSGGSFVGGHQGGSGGSVSGGSFSGGFVGPVNGVSTSGGFGGSVSGGSISGGSQISGGGSSVPSGLYTAP